The Rhea pennata isolate bPtePen1 chromosome Z, bPtePen1.pri, whole genome shotgun sequence genome includes a region encoding these proteins:
- the DCTN3 gene encoding dynactin subunit 3 isoform X2 gives MAAGAVELQRLQRRVEELEQRVYGSGGARGPRKVADGLVKVQVALANIASKRERIKILYKKIEDVIKYLDPQYIDRMAVPDAMKLQFILAEEQFIPSQAALLEQVKKLQPILDSSCIQGAV, from the exons ATGGCGGCGGGGGCGGTGGAGCTGCAGCGGCTGCAGCGGCgggtggaggagctggagcagcgCGTCTacggcagcggcggggcccgcgggccGCGAAAG GTGGCGGACGGGCTGGTGAAGGTGCAGGTGGCGCTGGCCAATATCGCCAGCAAGAGGGAGAGGATCAAAATCCTGTATAAGAAGA tTGAAGATGTGATAAAATACCTCGATCCTCAGTACATTGATAGAATGGCTGTTCCAGATGCCATGAAGCTGCAGTTCATCTTGGCGG AGGAGCAGTTTATTCCTTCCCAGGCAGCCTTGCTGGAGCAGGTGAAGAAGCTCCAGCCCATCTTGGACAGCTCCTGCATCCAAG